The proteins below are encoded in one region of Triticum aestivum cultivar Chinese Spring chromosome 1B, IWGSC CS RefSeq v2.1, whole genome shotgun sequence:
- the LOC123098129 gene encoding F-box/FBD/LRR-repeat protein At1g13570-like: MANTPCGRHLPPGPSPSPPTAISEDDCTTLSTPPANSGTEASTAGASCQQGDLPEDIIHCIHSLLTVKDAARAACVCRGFLRSWRCYSNLVLNQHTLGLADKTLKEQEACIIKKVDQILENHHNNGIKVETLKLTLILPTYGSIKASVVDRWLQITVKTGIKELDLSILLQKEEYIFPCALLSDEAAATSIQSLHLSGCAFHPTSSIGILRRLTCLHLSVIRVTEKELGLLLSKSSVLEKLDISFCWGLTCLRIAWTLHQLKYLSLIQCIGLQSVQVDAPNLCSFHSDSIGILTEISVRNSSTQLQNIDLSMILLSDARTKLPSIIRNVESLTLHSPYGEKVNTPIPMLPSKFPHLKNLEIILHRAAMPIPPSRDIFSLVSFLAASPVLEFFILQIEEGASRPDHVSGDDNEYSRRKLEYRHDRLRQVLITGFYPSNSLVELMIHILESAASLECLTVDTIYFSNRRLGTIGRCPASTKDGQCWAMSKKNVVGAHRAVEVASRCIAWRVPKHVQFKVVEPCSRCHSIDQ; this comes from the exons ATGGCCAACACCCCTTGTGGTCGGCACCTCCCACCAGGGCCTTCTCCGTCTCCGCCGACGGCCATCTCTGAAGACGACTGCACGACACTCTCTACTCCTCCTGCAA ATAGTGGAACAGAGGCTTCGACGGCTGGTGCATCCTGCCAACAAGGCGATCTCCCAGAG GATATTATACATTGTATACACTCCCTCTTGACAGTAAAAGACGCTGCTCGTGCTGCCTGCGTGTGTCGTGGATTTCTACGTTCCTGGAGATGCTATTCCAACCTTGTACTCAACCAACATACACTTGGATTGGCTGATAAGACATTGAAAGAACAAGAAGCCTGTATCATAAAAAAAGTAGACCAGATTCTTGAAAACCATCACAACAATGGGATTAAGGTGGAGACACTTAAACTTACACTTATACTTCCCACTTATGGCAGCATCAAAGCCTCCGTCGTCGACAGGTGGCTCCAGATCACCGTCAAGACTGGGATCAAAGAACTTGACTTGTCAATACTTCTACAGAAGGAAGAATACATCTTCCCGTGTGCCCTCTTGTCTGATGAGGCAGCTGCAACTTCAATCCAATCTCTCCACCTCTCCGGCTGCGCTTTTCATCCCACCTCATCAATTGGCATCTTGAGAAGATTGACATGTTTACATTTGTCTGTTATCCGCGTTACAGAAAAAGAATTAGGGCTCTTGCTCTCAAAATCTTCGGTCCTAGAGAAGTTGGACATCTCCTTTTGTTGGGGGTTAACTTGCTTGCGAATAGCTTGGACGTTGCACCAGCTCAAATACCTTAGTTTGATACAATGCATAGGGCTGCAGTCAGTACAGGTCGATGCACCAAATCTCTGCTCCTTTCACTCTGATAGCATTGGGATCCTGACAGAAATTTCGGTGAGAAATTCTTCTACTCAACTTCAGAATATAGATTTGTCAATGATTCTTCTCTCTGATGCTCGTACCAAGCTTCCATCCATCATACGGAATGTTGAGAGTCTTACCCTGCACTCACCCTATGGAGAG AAAGTCAATACTCCAATTCCAATGTTGCCCTCCAAGTTCCCCCACCTCAAGAACCTGGAAATCATACTCCATAGAGCAGCAATGCCCATCCCTCCAAGCCGTGACATCTTCTCTTTGGTTTCTTTTCTTGCTGCTTCTCCTGTCCTGGAATTTTTCATTTTGCAG ATAGAGGAGGGTGCTAGCAGACCTGATCACGTTTCTGGAGACGACAACGAGTATTCTAGACGAAAGCTAGAGTACCGGCATGACCGCCTCAGGCAGGTGCTGATCACAGGATTCTATCCATCCAATAGCTTGGTCGAGCTCATGATCCACATCCTCGAGAGCGCGGCTTCCCTCGAATGCCTAACGGTAGACACAATCTACTTCTCCAATAGAAGGTTGGGCACCATTGGCAGATGCCCCGCCTCAACAAAGGATGGTCAGTGTTGGGCAATGAGCAAGAAAAATGTCGTGGGAGCTCATAGAGCCGTGGAGGTTGCGAGTAGGTGCATCGCGTGGAGAGTTCCAAAGCATGTGCAGTTCAAGGTAGTAGAGCCCTGTAGTCGCTGCCATAGCATCGACCAGTAG